One Burkholderia vietnamiensis LMG 10929 genomic window carries:
- a CDS encoding DUF1330 domain-containing protein produces MTAYAIAHLHDVQICDDIVEYLERIDGTLAPFDGHFAIHGARPDVREGEWHGDLIAIAFPDLAAARAWYDSDAYRQIQPLRTRHASGPLILIDGVDASHKATDILR; encoded by the coding sequence ATGACCGCCTACGCCATCGCCCACCTGCACGACGTTCAAATCTGCGACGACATCGTCGAATACCTCGAACGCATCGACGGCACGCTTGCGCCGTTCGACGGCCACTTCGCGATCCATGGCGCACGGCCCGACGTGCGCGAAGGCGAGTGGCACGGCGATCTGATCGCGATCGCGTTTCCCGATCTCGCCGCCGCGCGCGCGTGGTACGACTCCGACGCTTACCGGCAGATCCAGCCGCTGCGCACGCGGCACGCGAGCGGCCCGCTGATCCTGATCGACGGCGTGGATGCGTCGCACAAGGCGACGGACATCCTGCGCTGA
- a CDS encoding hemagglutinin repeat-containing protein: protein MNKNQYRLVFSRVRGMLVAVEETAHATGKVTKGEASRAVGDRMASFALRHAAFAVLVAAGVTPMWANAQVVGAGANAPSVIQTQNGLQQVNITKPSGAGVSLNTYSQFDVPKPGVIVNNSPTLTNTQQAGYINGNPNLGPNGSARIIINQVNSPNPSQLRGFVEIAGQRAEMIISNPSGLVVDGGGFINTSRAILTTGTPNLNPDGSLAGFSVTRGLIAVQGAGLNATNVDQVDLISRAVQANAAIYATNLNVIAGANRVNHDTLEATRIQGDGAAPAVAIDVAQLGGMYSNRILLVGTEGGVGVRNAGTIAADAMGLTLTTDGRLIQSGKVSSAGNAAISAAGGVENSGTTYGQQSVSVNTGADVVNTGTLAAQHHVGVTAGSLNSTGLLGAGVNSDGSVTQTGDLQLATTGQLNATGKNVAGGNVSAKGSGVNLAGSTTAANGDLSLTATVGDVNFTNATTSAQGAITANAAGTVINDRGNLTSGGATSLTGNDVSNQSGAVSSQGPLSVTAANHIANRSGVFVSQSTMALRGSTVANNQGTVQSAGRATVDAITLDNTAGRITSLNSDGMVLTATGQLTNAAGTTAAGAQGGVIGGNGDVTVQGGAIANHATITSNTNLHVAGQSIDNGSGSLQAAQNVAVDAAAHLANSGGTIMGQTAALNGTTLDNSSGTVQAQQVALTGTSLVNRGGTITQIGTGTMAVNVSGTLDNSSGGTLQTNGTDVTLAPAALVNDGGTIVHAGTGTLTLGNGAGSVSNVGGAIASNGHIAAQSGSLNNTSGSINAQSGLIAVVGGTLNNTNGKLLSNTELGSTSGTLTNDGGQIGASTNATIHTGSMTNQGGAIVAPNLSVTADSTLDNSGGQLTANQLALSTPNLTNHGGTITQYGSSAMGVNVSGTLDNSAGGVIQTNSTDLTLAPAQLNNAGGTITHAGAGTLTIEPGSGAGAVNNAGGTVVTKGNAVVGASGWDNTSGIFAAQGDIAATIAGDVNNAQGLVRAGTSLSLTNGGALVNQGGHIQAGQTVAGDTSTLRIQSASIDNADGSIADLGAGQMTVQGGSQITNSNAGGVSGMGAITGNGDVMVNAASISNTQGGQLSGASLHVQGTTLDNSGGQIGNVANSSGDVAVTTSGAITNTNGQISSTHDLTVTAPTLQGGGTYSAAHDASVNLQGDFSVTPDYQFNVGHDLAFALPGTFDNSGNVQSVNDLSVNAGNIVNSGALSAGGLLHTQSGNLTNTGSLVGGSVSLNATGTVSNVGPTALIGASDSNGTLEILAHDIENRDDTTATDSMPTTAIFGMGKVVLAGGKDASGNYTNAALVNNSSALIQSGGDMELHADKVTSTRRVMSTSGSTSNVDPAALAQYGISLSGCASYFAVNCAGGGQMIAGLRSDNITPAETAALIKQPGGMYIEPPHGGQWNSGYFYTTYTGTAVANTVTALSPTAQIVSGGSLNATSTGTLQNYWSSITAVGNLDLPQNYDGNGWAATGQQAPTVTVTYSGQYHYNNYDSSEYNWQLPFGNAPFVTSRPGGYTQVAPADVKTYSLPSYDSTLGSNGTISGTGVSINNTAANASIPSLGLLPGQSVPGLMIGGLSGSASGTKSGASAVHGGVITVSPVIASATAQNVLNNLTIPQGGLYRPNPSPNASYAIETNPAFTNQKRFISSDYFFSQIGVDLTHIPKRLGDGFYEQQLVRNQVTSLTGRAVLGPYTDLQTMYQQLMAAGASLEKTLNLSLGASLSAEQVSQLTNNVIMMETRVVDGQSVLVPVVYLAQANQQNVNGPLITATDIDLKDAQNFTNSGTVKADNTLSIQGKQIDNAFGALQSGGLMSLKTDGNVDLTSAKVRAGSLNLDAGGDLILNSAVKTDTRVSRDGATSVTTTLGPIAQLDVTGNAAIRTGGNFEQNAGNLTVGGNLGMNVGGNWDLGAVQTGEHKIVQRANGVSNTDINNVAGSSVKVGGQSSIGIGGDLTAKGAQIDLGQGGTIAAKGNVMLGAASATSTVNSNSSGSDRHGSYAEQQHSADDTLLGTSVHSGDTLTVASGKDINVIGSSISLDKGNANLLAKGDVNVGAATETHTFDSHETHSHSNVVSGVKVASGTDQTATYSQGSTISADGVTIGSGRDINVAGSNIVGTDNVSLDAARNVNITTTQDTVQSSSYYDKKESGLLTNGGLSVTFGSRAMSNTDQTKQVTNNASVVGASSGSVSINAGKDATITGSTVVAGQNLDVIGQNVVVNSAYDTYNDAQSQHFSQSGLSVGVNGGVVGLARSMASTVRQGVQSGDSRLAAVQGGAAAEQAYQSRDGLKNAATALSNGNVSEATNGVQVQLSIGSSHSSSNETTSITEAKNSSLIGDGNVHVTATGTPDANGHAQAGTGDITMTGAKVLGKNVALDANNAITLQSAQSTEQDTSSNSSSGWNAGVGIGVGKQTGISIFANGTNSHGQGNGSVVTQTNTTIAAGDTLTMKSGGDTTLTGAQVSGDKVTADVGGNLTMTSVQDTSNYASNQHSAGASGSFTFGYGGGADVSIGHTGIDANYASVNQQTGIVAGKGGFDVSVANHTQLNGAEIASGAPAASNTLTTGSLGFKDIQNSMSYSASTEGFSTSSGPSFAHTGDSASGVTKAAVSPATITVKSDQQNGTDSTAGLSRDTANANQTVKNTFNLQQTQNDLAFAQAFGKAATFAVAEVATQLENSSPQMKALFGEGGAGRDALHAAVAAIGAALSGGNIGGAVAGSLAGDALQSLARPIIDQAVSQLPLDAQTPARKALNEVVATAGGAAGGALAGGSSGTLAGAGAAANNELYNRRLHESEAQKLQQLQKNQTPEEQYRLAAAECSLVHCADNIPDSDRDKAVLQKMQNDGAQFTYEQGVLKKAGAFDGYGKLDLLSDAYDRNQVSNRLVGAVQGVGSTAAGIGAATGGCYTLVACIAGAAVAGVSFDYAKAGFTQLVNGNPTLTYGELALQSLGMSRGGAALAYAGLGLGAAIGSVAANNSAAQAAAKGVPQSIESIQAGIKNDLMQQVADLRASLTGGPRTMGNIGVAQISIPGVQSEMAASSQISQPTAEQQALGFVGMGPDIFTSTVVPLPNGYQLLRNVDSEAKILNNVAAQLGDNTSASGVINLFTERPPCTSCSDVIRQFQSKYQNIKINVMDSNGVLKPSK from the coding sequence ATGAACAAGAACCAATATCGTCTGGTATTCAGCCGCGTGCGCGGCATGCTCGTTGCAGTCGAGGAAACGGCTCACGCGACGGGGAAAGTCACCAAGGGTGAAGCGTCGCGCGCCGTTGGCGATCGCATGGCGAGCTTTGCCTTGCGCCATGCTGCATTCGCGGTGCTGGTCGCGGCCGGGGTCACGCCGATGTGGGCAAATGCGCAGGTCGTGGGCGCGGGCGCGAACGCGCCGTCGGTCATCCAGACGCAAAACGGTCTCCAACAGGTCAACATCACGAAGCCGTCCGGTGCGGGCGTGTCGTTGAATACCTATTCGCAGTTCGATGTGCCCAAACCCGGCGTGATCGTCAACAACTCGCCTACGCTGACGAATACGCAGCAGGCCGGGTACATCAACGGCAACCCGAATCTCGGCCCGAACGGTTCGGCCAGGATCATCATCAATCAGGTCAACAGCCCGAACCCGTCGCAACTGAGGGGTTTCGTCGAGATCGCCGGCCAGCGTGCGGAGATGATCATTTCCAATCCGTCGGGACTGGTCGTGGATGGTGGCGGCTTCATCAATACCTCGCGTGCAATCCTGACCACCGGCACGCCGAACCTGAATCCGGACGGATCACTGGCGGGTTTCAGTGTGACGCGCGGCCTCATCGCGGTACAGGGCGCGGGCCTGAATGCCACCAACGTGGATCAGGTCGACCTCATTTCCAGAGCCGTACAGGCGAACGCCGCCATCTATGCGACGAACCTGAACGTGATCGCCGGTGCGAATCGGGTCAATCACGACACCCTCGAGGCGACCCGCATTCAGGGCGATGGTGCGGCGCCTGCGGTTGCGATCGACGTTGCGCAATTGGGCGGCATGTACAGCAATCGCATCCTGTTGGTCGGCACCGAGGGCGGCGTCGGAGTCCGAAACGCCGGGACGATCGCGGCGGACGCGATGGGGCTGACGTTGACTACCGACGGACGGCTGATTCAGTCGGGCAAGGTTTCGTCGGCCGGGAACGCCGCCATTTCTGCTGCAGGCGGAGTCGAGAACAGCGGCACCACCTACGGCCAGCAGTCGGTGTCGGTGAATACCGGTGCGGACGTCGTCAATACCGGTACGCTGGCTGCGCAACATCACGTCGGCGTGACCGCGGGCTCGCTGAATTCGACCGGGTTGCTCGGCGCAGGCGTGAACAGCGACGGTTCCGTGACGCAAACCGGCGACCTGCAACTCGCGACGACGGGCCAGCTCAATGCGACCGGCAAAAACGTTGCGGGCGGCAACGTGAGCGCGAAAGGCTCCGGCGTAAACCTCGCGGGCAGCACGACGGCCGCGAACGGCGATCTGTCGCTCACGGCCACGGTCGGCGACGTCAACTTCACGAACGCGACGACCAGCGCCCAAGGGGCCATCACGGCGAATGCCGCAGGCACGGTCATCAATGATCGAGGCAATCTGACGAGCGGCGGTGCAACGAGCCTGACGGGCAACGACGTGTCGAACCAGAGCGGCGCAGTGTCGTCGCAAGGGCCGCTGTCGGTGACGGCCGCCAACCACATCGCGAACCGGTCCGGCGTATTCGTTTCGCAGAGCACGATGGCGCTGCGTGGCAGCACGGTCGCGAACAACCAAGGTACGGTCCAGAGTGCTGGTCGTGCCACGGTCGATGCAATCACGCTCGACAATACGGCCGGCCGCATTACGTCGCTCAATAGCGACGGGATGGTGTTGACCGCGACGGGCCAACTCACGAATGCGGCAGGTACGACGGCGGCCGGCGCGCAAGGTGGCGTGATCGGCGGCAACGGCGACGTGACGGTGCAAGGCGGGGCGATCGCCAACCACGCGACGATCACGTCCAATACGAATTTGCACGTGGCCGGCCAGTCGATCGACAACGGCAGCGGGTCCTTGCAGGCCGCGCAGAACGTGGCGGTCGACGCCGCTGCGCACCTGGCCAACAGCGGCGGCACGATCATGGGCCAAACCGCCGCGTTGAACGGCACTACGCTCGACAACAGCTCAGGCACCGTGCAAGCCCAACAGGTCGCGTTGACCGGTACCAGTCTCGTCAATCGCGGCGGCACGATCACGCAGATCGGCACCGGCACGATGGCCGTCAATGTATCGGGCACGCTCGACAATTCGAGTGGCGGCACGCTGCAGACGAACGGCACAGACGTCACGCTGGCCCCTGCTGCGCTGGTCAACGATGGTGGCACGATCGTCCACGCCGGCACGGGTACGCTGACGTTGGGCAACGGTGCGGGTTCGGTGTCGAACGTCGGCGGCGCGATTGCCAGCAATGGACATATCGCGGCGCAAAGCGGCTCGCTGAACAACACCTCGGGTTCCATCAACGCGCAAAGCGGGCTGATCGCGGTGGTTGGCGGCACGCTGAACAATACCAACGGCAAGCTGCTGTCCAACACGGAGCTCGGCTCGACGAGCGGCACGTTGACGAACGATGGCGGCCAAATCGGCGCGAGCACGAATGCGACGATTCACACGGGTTCGATGACGAATCAGGGCGGCGCGATCGTTGCCCCGAATCTGTCGGTCACAGCCGATTCGACGCTCGACAATAGCGGTGGACAGCTCACAGCCAATCAGCTCGCACTGAGCACGCCGAATCTGACGAACCACGGCGGCACGATCACGCAGTATGGGTCGTCGGCGATGGGCGTCAATGTGAGCGGCACGCTCGACAATTCCGCTGGCGGTGTGATCCAGACGAACAGTACGGACCTGACGCTCGCTCCCGCGCAATTGAACAACGCTGGCGGAACGATTACGCATGCCGGCGCGGGTACGCTGACGATTGAACCAGGCAGCGGTGCAGGTGCAGTGAACAACGCGGGCGGCACCGTTGTCACCAAGGGCAATGCAGTCGTCGGCGCGAGCGGCTGGGACAATACGAGCGGCATCTTCGCGGCACAGGGCGACATCGCCGCGACGATCGCGGGCGACGTGAACAACGCGCAAGGCCTGGTGCGCGCAGGAACGTCCTTGTCGTTGACGAACGGCGGCGCGCTGGTGAACCAGGGCGGGCATATTCAGGCCGGCCAGACCGTGGCAGGCGACACGAGCACGCTGCGCATCCAGTCCGCGTCGATCGACAACGCCGACGGGTCGATCGCCGACCTTGGCGCCGGCCAAATGACCGTGCAGGGCGGCAGTCAGATCACCAACAGCAACGCCGGTGGTGTGTCGGGGATGGGTGCGATCACCGGTAACGGTGACGTGATGGTGAACGCTGCGTCGATTTCCAACACGCAAGGTGGCCAGCTGAGCGGCGCCTCGCTGCATGTTCAGGGGACGACCTTGGACAACAGCGGCGGGCAGATTGGTAACGTCGCGAATTCGAGCGGCGATGTGGCCGTGACGACCAGCGGCGCGATCACGAACACGAACGGGCAGATCAGTTCGACGCACGACCTGACGGTGACAGCGCCGACGCTGCAAGGTGGCGGTACCTATAGCGCGGCCCACGATGCGAGCGTCAATTTGCAGGGCGATTTCTCGGTGACGCCCGACTATCAGTTCAACGTCGGCCATGATCTTGCGTTTGCGTTGCCCGGTACGTTCGACAACAGCGGCAACGTGCAGTCGGTCAACGATCTGAGCGTCAATGCCGGCAACATCGTCAACTCCGGCGCACTGTCAGCCGGCGGTTTGCTGCATACGCAATCGGGCAACCTCACCAATACCGGGTCGCTGGTGGGCGGCAGCGTCTCGCTCAACGCAACGGGCACGGTGTCGAACGTCGGGCCGACGGCCTTGATTGGTGCATCGGATAGCAACGGCACGCTTGAAATTCTCGCGCACGATATCGAAAACCGTGACGACACGACGGCGACGGATTCGATGCCGACGACGGCGATTTTCGGGATGGGTAAGGTCGTACTCGCGGGTGGTAAGGACGCGAGCGGCAATTACACGAATGCGGCACTCGTCAACAACTCGTCGGCGTTGATCCAGTCCGGCGGCGATATGGAGTTGCACGCCGATAAGGTGACGAGCACGCGTCGTGTGATGAGCACCTCGGGAAGCACGAGTAACGTCGATCCGGCGGCCCTCGCGCAATACGGCATTAGCCTGTCAGGTTGCGCATCGTACTTCGCGGTGAATTGCGCGGGAGGGGGACAGATGATCGCCGGTCTCCGGTCCGACAACATCACACCGGCCGAAACGGCCGCGTTGATCAAACAGCCGGGCGGCATGTACATTGAGCCGCCTCACGGCGGCCAGTGGAACAGCGGGTACTTCTACACGACCTATACTGGAACGGCTGTGGCGAACACGGTCACGGCATTGAGCCCGACTGCGCAAATCGTGTCGGGCGGCAGTCTCAATGCAACATCGACCGGTACCCTGCAAAACTACTGGAGCAGCATCACGGCCGTTGGCAACCTCGACTTGCCGCAAAACTATGACGGCAACGGTTGGGCGGCGACGGGCCAGCAGGCGCCGACCGTGACGGTGACGTACTCGGGCCAGTACCACTACAACAACTACGACAGCAGCGAATACAACTGGCAATTGCCGTTCGGCAACGCCCCGTTCGTGACGAGCCGTCCGGGCGGCTATACCCAAGTCGCGCCAGCGGACGTCAAGACCTACAGTCTGCCGAGCTACGATTCGACGTTGGGTTCGAACGGCACGATCTCCGGCACGGGTGTCAGCATCAATAACACGGCCGCAAACGCGTCGATTCCGTCGCTCGGTCTGCTGCCCGGTCAATCCGTCCCCGGTCTGATGATTGGTGGGCTGAGCGGAAGCGCGAGCGGCACGAAGTCGGGCGCTTCGGCCGTGCATGGTGGGGTGATCACGGTCTCGCCGGTCATCGCCAGCGCGACGGCGCAGAACGTCCTGAACAATCTGACGATCCCGCAGGGCGGTCTGTACAGACCGAATCCGTCGCCGAACGCGAGCTATGCGATCGAGACGAACCCGGCATTCACGAACCAGAAGCGCTTCATCTCCAGCGACTACTTCTTCAGTCAGATCGGCGTCGACCTCACGCATATTCCGAAGCGTCTGGGTGATGGATTCTACGAGCAGCAACTCGTACGCAATCAGGTCACTTCGCTGACCGGCCGTGCGGTATTGGGTCCGTACACGGATCTTCAGACGATGTATCAGCAGTTGATGGCGGCGGGTGCATCGTTGGAGAAGACGCTTAATCTCTCGCTGGGCGCGAGCCTGTCGGCCGAGCAGGTATCGCAGCTCACGAACAACGTGATCATGATGGAAACGCGAGTGGTCGACGGCCAATCGGTGCTCGTGCCGGTCGTGTACCTCGCGCAGGCGAACCAGCAGAACGTCAACGGCCCGCTGATTACCGCGACGGACATCGATCTGAAGGACGCGCAGAACTTCACGAACAGCGGGACGGTGAAGGCGGACAACACGCTGTCGATTCAGGGCAAGCAGATCGATAACGCGTTCGGCGCGTTGCAGAGTGGTGGGCTCATGTCGTTGAAGACGGACGGCAACGTCGATCTCACTTCCGCGAAGGTCAGGGCGGGCAGCCTGAACCTGGACGCAGGCGGTGACCTCATTCTCAATAGCGCGGTGAAGACCGACACCCGGGTAAGTCGCGATGGCGCGACGAGTGTGACGACGACGCTCGGGCCGATTGCGCAGCTCGACGTCACAGGCAATGCGGCGATCAGGACGGGCGGCAACTTCGAGCAGAACGCGGGCAACCTGACGGTTGGCGGCAATCTCGGTATGAATGTCGGGGGTAACTGGGATCTCGGTGCGGTTCAAACGGGCGAGCACAAGATCGTGCAGCGCGCGAACGGTGTGTCGAACACCGACATCAACAACGTGGCCGGCAGCTCGGTGAAGGTCGGTGGGCAATCGAGTATCGGGATCGGTGGGGATCTTACCGCGAAGGGAGCGCAGATCGATCTTGGCCAGGGTGGCACGATTGCAGCCAAGGGCAATGTGATGCTCGGCGCGGCGAGCGCGACATCGACCGTCAACAGCAACAGCTCCGGCAGCGATCGCCACGGCAGCTATGCAGAGCAGCAACACAGCGCCGACGATACGCTGCTTGGCACGTCTGTGCATAGTGGCGATACGCTTACGGTTGCCTCCGGCAAGGATATCAATGTGATCGGTAGTTCGATCAGCCTCGACAAAGGTAATGCGAACCTACTGGCAAAGGGGGATGTGAATGTCGGCGCGGCGACCGAAACGCATACGTTCGACTCGCACGAGACGCATAGCCATAGCAACGTGGTTAGCGGCGTGAAGGTTGCAAGCGGTACGGACCAGACGGCGACCTATAGCCAAGGCAGCACGATCTCAGCAGACGGGGTGACGATCGGAAGTGGCCGGGACATCAACGTTGCTGGCAGCAACATTGTCGGCACGGACAACGTGAGCCTTGACGCGGCGCGCAACGTAAATATCACCACGACGCAGGACACGGTGCAATCGTCGTCGTATTACGACAAGAAAGAAAGTGGCTTGCTGACCAATGGCGGGCTGTCCGTGACGTTCGGTAGCCGCGCGATGAGCAACACCGACCAGACCAAGCAGGTGACGAACAACGCAAGCGTCGTCGGCGCATCGTCCGGCAGCGTGTCGATCAACGCGGGCAAGGACGCGACGATTACCGGTAGTACTGTGGTCGCCGGCCAAAACCTCGACGTGATCGGCCAGAACGTCGTCGTGAATTCGGCCTATGACACGTACAACGACGCGCAATCGCAGCACTTCAGCCAATCGGGCCTGAGCGTCGGCGTGAACGGCGGTGTGGTGGGGCTCGCTCGGTCGATGGCGAGCACGGTTCGTCAGGGCGTACAGTCCGGCGATTCGCGCTTGGCAGCCGTGCAAGGGGGGGCGGCAGCCGAGCAGGCTTATCAGAGCCGTGATGGATTGAAGAACGCGGCGACTGCCCTGTCGAACGGCAACGTCAGCGAAGCCACGAATGGTGTTCAGGTTCAGCTCAGTATCGGATCGAGCCACAGCAGCAGCAATGAAACTACATCCATCACGGAGGCAAAGAATTCATCGCTGATTGGTGACGGCAACGTGCACGTGACAGCGACGGGCACGCCCGACGCGAACGGCCACGCACAAGCTGGAACCGGCGATATCACGATGACCGGCGCGAAGGTGCTGGGTAAGAACGTGGCGCTGGACGCGAACAATGCGATCACGCTGCAAAGCGCGCAAAGTACCGAGCAAGACACGAGCTCGAACAGTTCGTCGGGCTGGAACGCGGGCGTCGGGATCGGCGTCGGCAAGCAGACCGGGATCAGCATTTTTGCGAACGGCACGAACTCGCACGGCCAAGGCAACGGCAGTGTCGTGACGCAGACCAACACGACCATCGCAGCGGGTGACACGCTGACGATGAAATCGGGAGGCGATACGACGCTGACCGGCGCGCAGGTGTCGGGCGACAAGGTGACGGCCGACGTGGGCGGCAACCTCACGATGACCAGTGTTCAGGATACGTCGAACTACGCGAGCAACCAGCATAGCGCAGGTGCGAGCGGCAGCTTTACGTTCGGGTATGGCGGTGGTGCCGACGTGTCGATCGGGCATACCGGCATCGATGCAAACTACGCGTCGGTGAACCAACAGACCGGCATCGTGGCCGGCAAGGGCGGGTTCGACGTGAGCGTTGCGAACCATACGCAGCTCAACGGCGCGGAGATCGCGAGCGGCGCCCCCGCCGCAAGCAATACGTTGACGACGGGCAGCCTCGGGTTCAAGGACATCCAGAATTCGATGTCGTACTCGGCTTCGACGGAAGGGTTTTCGACTTCAAGCGGACCGAGCTTTGCACACACGGGTGACAGTGCGAGCGGCGTGACAAAGGCAGCGGTGAGTCCGGCAACGATTACAGTCAAGTCCGATCAACAGAATGGCACGGACAGCACTGCAGGCTTGTCGCGCGATACTGCAAATGCGAACCAGACCGTTAAGAACACGTTCAATTTGCAGCAGACACAGAACGATCTGGCCTTTGCGCAGGCGTTCGGCAAGGCGGCGACGTTCGCTGTCGCGGAAGTGGCCACGCAGCTTGAGAACAGTAGCCCGCAGATGAAGGCGTTGTTCGGCGAAGGCGGCGCGGGCCGCGATGCGCTGCACGCGGCGGTGGCGGCGATCGGCGCGGCGTTGTCGGGCGGTAACATCGGCGGCGCGGTGGCGGGTTCGCTGGCGGGCGATGCGCTGCAATCGCTGGCGCGGCCGATCATCGATCAGGCCGTTAGCCAGTTGCCGCTGGACGCCCAGACGCCTGCACGCAAGGCGCTGAACGAGGTCGTCGCGACGGCCGGCGGTGCGGCGGGTGGCGCACTGGCCGGCGGTTCGTCGGGCACGCTCGCGGGTGCAGGCGCGGCGGCGAACAACGAACTTTACAACCGGCGATTGCACGAGAGCGAGGCGCAGAAGCTTCAGCAGCTTCAAAAGAATCAGACTCCGGAGGAACAATATCGCCTTGCGGCTGCGGAGTGCTCGCTTGTGCATTGTGCCGACAACATCCCGGACAGCGATCGGGACAAGGCCGTACTGCAAAAGATGCAGAATGACGGCGCGCAGTTCACCTACGAGCAAGGGGTTCTGAAGAAGGCTGGCGCGTTCGACGGGTACGGCAAGCTCGATTTGTTGTCGGATGCCTACGACCGGAACCAAGTTTCCAATCGTCTTGTCGGCGCAGTGCAGGGCGTCGGGAGTACCGCAGCGGGGATCGGGGCTGCAACGGGCGGCTGCTATACGCTCGTAGCGTGTATTGCTGGCGCGGCAGTTGCGGGGGTGAGCTTCGATTACGCGAAGGCTGGTTTCACGCAACTTGTGAACGGCAACCCGACGCTGACCTATGGCGAACTGGCATTGCAGAGCTTGGGAATGAGTCGGGGCGGTGCGGCGTTGGCGTATGCTGGCTTGGGTCTCGGTGCAGCAATTGGCAGCGTAGCCGCAAACAATTCGGCGGCACAAGCAGCGGCGAAAGGTGTGCCGCAGTCGATTGAGTCGATTCAAGCCGGCATCAAGAACGATTTGATGCAGCAGGTTGCGGATTTGAGAGCGTCACTAACGGGTGGCCCGCGAACAATGGGGAATATTGGGGTGGCGCAAATTAGTATTCCCGGGGTTCAGTCCGAAATGGCGGCGTCGAGCCAAATTAGTCAACCAACTGCTGAGCAGCAAGCCCTTGGCTTTGTTGGAATGGGGCCGGATATTTTTACTAGCACTGTTGTTCCGCTGCCAAATGGATATCAGCTATTGCGGAATGTGGACTCGGAAGCAAAAATTTTGAACAATGTTGCCGCTCAGCTCGGAGACAATACGTCTGCGAGCGGGGTGATCAATTTATTTACGGAGCGTCCACCGTGCACAAGCTGTTCAGATGTGATTCGGCAATTTCAAAGTAAATACCAGAACATAAAAATCAATGTCATGGATAGCAATGGTGTATTGAAGCCGTCTAAATAG
- a CDS encoding DNA-binding protein, which translates to MDTLPNSSDTSFQIFLAKLLEQPQPEWTEKQQMELEMARSLSTEMVRYAEDMRGRADLARCLVLLRYAKVLDFMLTSLAAHRDIHPQTLRTLFRLANLKVDDAYPV; encoded by the coding sequence ATGGATACGCTGCCCAACTCGTCCGATACGTCGTTCCAGATCTTTCTCGCGAAGCTGCTCGAACAGCCGCAGCCGGAATGGACCGAAAAGCAGCAGATGGAACTCGAGATGGCCCGCTCGCTGTCGACCGAGATGGTGCGCTACGCCGAGGACATGCGCGGCCGCGCCGACCTCGCGCGCTGCCTCGTGCTGCTGCGCTACGCGAAAGTCCTCGACTTCATGCTGACATCGCTCGCCGCGCACCGCGACATTCACCCGCAAACGCTGCGCACGCTGTTCCGCCTCGCCAACCTCAAAGTCGACGATGCGTATCCGGTGTGA
- a CDS encoding NAD-dependent epimerase/dehydratase family protein → MNATSTGARKPFARLLLTGAAGNLGRQLRGALANWADIVRVSDVAALGDAAQHEETRVVDLSDRPAVMDLVDGVDAIVHLGGISVDAPFDDLVDANITGTYNLYEAARKHGVKRVVFASSNHAIGFHPVTEVLDVDAPLRPDSLYGVTKCFGEALSRYYFDRFGIETVCLRIGSSFEVPKNPRMLVTFLSYRDFIELVRCALLTNRVGHAIVYGVSDNPVKWWDNTKAGFLGFRPQDSSAQFAGLFPVTAPSAEYDDPAQRYQGGGFVVGEPLERGAN, encoded by the coding sequence ATGAACGCCACTTCCACCGGCGCCCGCAAGCCGTTTGCGCGCCTGCTGCTGACCGGCGCGGCCGGCAATCTCGGTCGCCAGCTGCGCGGCGCGCTCGCGAACTGGGCCGACATCGTGCGCGTGAGCGACGTCGCCGCGCTCGGCGACGCGGCGCAGCACGAGGAAACCCGGGTCGTCGACCTGTCCGATCGGCCGGCGGTGATGGACCTCGTCGACGGCGTCGACGCGATCGTCCATCTCGGCGGAATTTCGGTCGATGCGCCGTTCGACGATCTCGTCGATGCGAACATCACCGGCACGTACAACCTGTACGAAGCCGCGCGCAAGCACGGCGTGAAGCGCGTCGTGTTCGCGAGCTCGAACCATGCGATCGGTTTTCATCCGGTCACGGAAGTGCTCGACGTCGACGCGCCGCTGCGTCCGGACAGCCTCTATGGCGTGACGAAGTGCTTCGGCGAAGCGCTGTCGCGGTACTACTTCGACCGCTTCGGGATCGAGACCGTGTGCCTGCGGATCGGCTCGTCGTTCGAGGTTCCGAAGAACCCGCGCATGCTGGTGACCTTCCTCAGCTATCGCGACTTCATCGAGCTGGTGCGATGCGCGCTGCTGACGAACCGCGTCGGGCATGCGATCGTGTACGGCGTGTCGGACAACCCGGTGAAGTGGTGGGACAACACGAAGGCCGGCTTCCTCGGGTTCCGGCCGCAGGACAGCTCCGCGCAGTTCGCCGGGCTGTTTCCGGTGACCGCGCCGAGCGCCGAATACGACGATCCGGCGCAGCGTTACCAGGGCGGCGGCTTCGTCGTCGGCGAGCCGCTGGAGCGCGGCGCGAACTAG